In one Bradyrhizobium cosmicum genomic region, the following are encoded:
- a CDS encoding cytochrome P450: MNIASVRRPIVPPTPPRAPDDMSFLGRVALLRQNMIATWGQRAYEEDVIKGRFFLQHSFILNRPDAIRHVLLSNYENYTRTPAGIRMLRPVLGEGLLIAEGQAWTFQRRTLAPAFTPRATANLVPHMTAVLDETIEKLDAQSGAPVDLREIMQRMTLEIAGRTMFSFGMDRHGPTLRNFVVEYGERLGRPYFLDMLLPVSWPSPMDFPRARFRKRWTEFVAMLIAERRAMGKKDGAPPRDLFDLMDAARDPETGKGFSDEQLVDEVATMILAGHETTATALFWALYLLALDPHTQEEVASETRGEHLDSMADIDRQKFTRAVIDETMRLYPPAFLVARAAREKDNAAGVEIGKGDIVMIAPWLLHRHEKLWDQPNAFIPKRFMSKEAPDRFAYLPFGAGPRVCIGAPFAQAESVLALARLIGAFRVELADSIPVVPHGVVTTQPDRSPLFRITRR, encoded by the coding sequence ATGAATATTGCCAGTGTGCGTCGGCCCATCGTCCCTCCGACCCCGCCGCGTGCGCCCGATGACATGTCGTTCCTCGGCCGGGTCGCGCTCCTCCGGCAGAACATGATCGCGACTTGGGGGCAGCGCGCCTATGAGGAAGACGTCATCAAGGGACGCTTCTTCCTGCAACACAGCTTCATCCTGAATCGTCCGGATGCGATCCGGCATGTGCTGCTCAGCAACTATGAGAACTACACGCGCACGCCGGCCGGCATCCGCATGCTGCGTCCCGTGCTCGGCGAAGGCCTCCTGATCGCGGAAGGCCAGGCCTGGACCTTTCAGCGCCGCACGCTCGCGCCGGCCTTCACGCCGCGAGCGACCGCGAACCTCGTTCCGCACATGACGGCGGTGCTGGACGAGACCATTGAAAAGCTCGATGCGCAGTCGGGCGCGCCGGTCGACCTGCGCGAAATCATGCAACGCATGACGCTCGAGATCGCCGGGCGTACGATGTTCTCCTTCGGCATGGACCGGCACGGCCCGACCCTGCGCAACTTCGTCGTGGAATATGGCGAGCGGCTCGGTCGGCCGTATTTCCTCGACATGCTGTTGCCGGTGTCCTGGCCGAGCCCGATGGATTTTCCGCGCGCCCGTTTCCGCAAGCGCTGGACCGAATTCGTTGCGATGCTGATCGCCGAGCGGCGGGCGATGGGCAAGAAGGACGGCGCACCGCCGCGCGACCTGTTCGATCTCATGGACGCGGCGCGTGACCCCGAAACCGGCAAGGGCTTTTCCGACGAACAGCTTGTCGACGAGGTCGCGACCATGATTCTCGCCGGTCACGAGACCACCGCGACGGCGCTGTTCTGGGCGCTCTATCTGCTCGCGCTCGATCCGCACACGCAGGAAGAGGTGGCGTCCGAGACGCGCGGCGAACATCTCGACAGCATGGCCGACATCGATCGCCAGAAATTCACCCGTGCGGTGATCGACGAGACGATGCGGCTCTATCCGCCCGCCTTCCTGGTCGCGCGAGCCGCGCGCGAGAAGGACAACGCGGCCGGCGTCGAGATCGGCAAGGGCGACATCGTCATGATCGCGCCCTGGCTTCTGCACCGGCACGAGAAGCTGTGGGACCAGCCGAACGCGTTCATTCCGAAGCGTTTCATGTCGAAAGAGGCGCCCGATCGTTTTGCCTATTTGCCGTTCGGCGCTGGCCCGCGCGTCTGCATCGGCGCGCCGTTCGCACAGGCCGAATCCGTGCTGGCGCTGGCGCGGCTGATCGGCGCGTTCCGCGTCGAGCTTGCCGACAGCATTCCCGTGGTCCCGCATGGCGTCGTCACGACCCAGCCGGATCGTTCACCCCTCTTTCGCATCACGCGTCGGTGA